The nucleotide window CATGGGCCGTGGCGGTCGGATCGGCGGCAAGCTGGTTGGCCGCGCGGAACGCGATGCTGTCGGCCACCGGCGCACCGGACAGGGTTTCGATCTCGCCGGAGATCTCCTCGAGCCGGGCCTGCAGCGCCGCCACGTCGCCCTCGCCGGCCGCAAGCGTGTCGCGGATCTCCTTCAGCTCGGCCGACTTCTCCTCGATCACCGCGTCGTCGGGGCGCGCCTCGATGTAGGTGCGGATCGCCCAGGCGGCCTTCTGGCCGAGCAGCTCGCCGAAGGCCGGCATCTTCGTGGTGCCGTTCTGCGTGTAGCCATGGCGGAAGCGCTCGACATACCACTCGTCGCCGTATTCCTCGGCCTCGAGAAAACGCAGGTCGGGAGCGAGCCCGCCCGAGATCACCTCGAGCCCGTGACAGCGCGCGCAGTTCTGGTTGTAGCCCGACGCGCCGACCTCGATGGCTTTCAGCCAGACGTCGCGCCCGGCCTCCGCCTCGCGGTAGGGGTTCTCGGTCAGCCACTCCTCGCCGACCTCGGGAAGCGCATCGGTGTCGACCGGCTGCGGGGCAACGTCGCCATGAGCGAGAGCGAGATTCGCCGCCACGACAACGGCGGCAGCCCCGATAACGGCGGGGCGGAACATCTTGACTGCGGGCATGGGGGTCTCCTCCGTTTCCACTGCTTCCACATTCGTTAACGCGGCCCCCGTGGGCTCCATATTGGACCTTGGTCGCGAAACCGGGGTGTCTCCGACCATGGTCTTAGGGCGCATTCGCACGGCCCGGCGTAGTCTCTGCGAAAGGGAGGAACTGTCATGCGCATCTTCGGTCTCGCCGCCATCCTGTCGCTGATCTTCGGCGTTGCCGCCGCGTCCGAGACGCGCGTGCGGATCGCCTATCTCGAGGTGGCGCAACCGCAACCGCCGGTGTTGTCGAACCTCGATCCCGCCCCCTCCGACCTCGGCCTCGAGGGCGCACGGCTCGGGCTTGCGGACAACGCCACCACGGGACGGTTCCTCGGTCAGGAGTGGGTGATGGACGAGACCCGCGTGCCCGAGGGGGGCGACGCCATCGCCGCGGCGCGTGCCGCTCTTGCCTCGAGCCCGCTCATGGTGATCGACGCGCCCGCCGCGACGCTGCAGGCCATCGCCGACCTGCCGGAAGCGCAGGGCGCGCTGCTGTTCAACGCCACCGCCCCCGACATGACCCTGCGCGACGCCGGCTGCCGTGCCAACCTGCTGCACACCGCCCCGTCGCTGGCCATGCGCACCGACGCGCTGGCCCAGTTCCTCGTGCTGCGGCGCTGGACCGACGTAGCGCTGATCTCGGGCGACCACCCGCGAGATCGCGCCTTCACCGACGCCCTGCGCGGCTCGCTCACAAAGTTCCGGCTGACACTCCGCGCCGAGAAGGAATGGCACTTCGACGCAGACATGCGCCGCAACGCCAGCGCCGAGGTGCCGCTCTTCACGCAGGACTTCGGCGACCACGACGTGCTGCTCGTGGCCGACGAGCTCGGCGACTTCGGCCGCTACGTGGTCTACAACACCTGGCTGCCCCGCCCCGTCGCCGGCTCCGAGGAACTGGTGCCGCAGGCCTGGGCGCCGGTGGTCGAGCAGTGGGGCGCCGCGCAGCTGCAATCGCGCTTCGCGGATCTCGCCGGGCGCGGCATGGCCCCCGAGGACTACGGCGCCTGGGCTGCCGTGCGCGCGATCGGCGAAGCCGTGACCCGCACCGGCAGCACCGAGCCCGGCCCCCTGCGCGACTACATCCTGTCGGATGCCTTCGAGCTGGGCGGCTTCAAGGGCAGCCCGCTGAGCTTCCGCCGCTGGAACGGCCAGATGCGCCAGCCCATTCCCATCGTCACCGACCGCGCCGTCGTCGCGACCGCCCCGCTCGAGGGCTTCCACCACCAGGGCAACGAGCTCGACACGCTGGGGCGCGACGCCCCCGAGACCGCCTGCACCGCATTCTGAGGACCCCGACATGCTGAGACTGACCGCCCTGCTCGCGCTGCTCGCCGCTCCGGCCACGGCCGACGAGATCTGGATCACCAACGAGAAGGACGACACGATCAGCGTGATCGACGTCGCCACGCTCGAGGTGACCCGCACCATTCCCACAGGTGAGCGCCCGCGCGGCATCACCTTCAGCCACGACTTCTCGAAGGTCTACATCTGCGCCTCCGACAGCGACGCGGTGCAGGTCATGGACCCGGTCTCGGGCGAGATCCTGCACGACCTGCCGTCGGGCGAGGACCCCGAGCAGTTCGTGCTGCACCCCGACGACCGGCGGCTCTACATCGCCAACGAGGACGACGCGATCACCACCGTCGTGGACACCGAGACCCGACGCGTCATCGAACAGATCGACGTCGGCATCGAGCCCGAGGGCATGGCCGTGAGCCCCGATGGTGCCACGGTCATCACCACCTCGGAGACCACCAACATGGCGCACTGGATCGACACGAAGACCGAGACGATCTACGCCAACACGCTGGTCGACGCCCGGCCCCGGCACGCGGAATTCGTCAAGGACGGCGCCGAGCTCTGGGTGTCCGCCGAAATAGGCGGCTCGGTCACCGTTTTCGACAGCGCGACCCAGGCGGAAAAGGCCAAGATCCATTTCTCCATCACCGGCGTCCATGAGGACCGCCTCCAGCCCGTCGGCTTCGAACTGACGCCCGACGGCAAGACCGCCTTCGTCGCGCTGGGTCCGGCGAACCAAGTGGCGGTGGTGAACGCCGACACCTACGAGGTCGAGGACTACCTGCTGGTCGGTCGCCGCGTCTGGCACATGGCCTTCAACAGCGACCACTCGCTGCTGTTCACCACCAACGGCGTCTCGGGCGACGTCACGGTGATCGACGTGGCGAAACGCAAGCCGGTGAAGACCATAAAGGTCGGCCGCTTCCCCTGGGGCGCGGCGCTGCGCCCTACGGCGGGCTGATGCGCCCCGGTCGGAAAGGAGCCGCGCCCATGCGCACCACCTTCTGCGCGCTTGTCCTGATCGCCGCAGCTG belongs to Salipiger profundus and includes:
- a CDS encoding ABC transporter substrate-binding protein gives rise to the protein MRIFGLAAILSLIFGVAAASETRVRIAYLEVAQPQPPVLSNLDPAPSDLGLEGARLGLADNATTGRFLGQEWVMDETRVPEGGDAIAAARAALASSPLMVIDAPAATLQAIADLPEAQGALLFNATAPDMTLRDAGCRANLLHTAPSLAMRTDALAQFLVLRRWTDVALISGDHPRDRAFTDALRGSLTKFRLTLRAEKEWHFDADMRRNASAEVPLFTQDFGDHDVLLVADELGDFGRYVVYNTWLPRPVAGSEELVPQAWAPVVEQWGAAQLQSRFADLAGRGMAPEDYGAWAAVRAIGEAVTRTGSTEPGPLRDYILSDAFELGGFKGSPLSFRRWNGQMRQPIPIVTDRAVVATAPLEGFHHQGNELDTLGRDAPETACTAF
- a CDS encoding YVTN family beta-propeller repeat protein translates to MLRLTALLALLAAPATADEIWITNEKDDTISVIDVATLEVTRTIPTGERPRGITFSHDFSKVYICASDSDAVQVMDPVSGEILHDLPSGEDPEQFVLHPDDRRLYIANEDDAITTVVDTETRRVIEQIDVGIEPEGMAVSPDGATVITTSETTNMAHWIDTKTETIYANTLVDARPRHAEFVKDGAELWVSAEIGGSVTVFDSATQAEKAKIHFSITGVHEDRLQPVGFELTPDGKTAFVALGPANQVAVVNADTYEVEDYLLVGRRVWHMAFNSDHSLLFTTNGVSGDVTVIDVAKRKPVKTIKVGRFPWGAALRPTAG
- the pedF gene encoding cytochrome c-550 PedF; the encoded protein is MPAVKMFRPAVIGAAAVVVAANLALAHGDVAPQPVDTDALPEVGEEWLTENPYREAEAGRDVWLKAIEVGASGYNQNCARCHGLEVISGGLAPDLRFLEAEEYGDEWYVERFRHGYTQNGTTKMPAFGELLGQKAAWAIRTYIEARPDDAVIEEKSAELKEIRDTLAAGEGDVAALQARLEEISGEIETLSGAPVADSIAFRAANQLAADPTATAHAAETLTIGLSAAH